One genomic segment of Bradyrhizobium diazoefficiens includes these proteins:
- a CDS encoding SDR family oxidoreductase, whose amino-acid sequence MPQTDRSSTFASRLVGQYALVTGASQGIGRAVAIRLAQEGATVAINYVDHPERAEESLALARAASSDRGHGKLDHIIVKADVSNEQEVAAMFETILARFKRLDCLVNNAGFQRESRSEALDIETYRRIIDVNLNGAVLCAQKALAHFVARGGGGSIINCSSVHQIIPKPGYLAYSVSKGGMANLTRTLALEFAGRGIRVNAVGPGAIDTPINAAWTGDPEKRGVVTSHIPLGRVGTPEEIAAVFAFLASDEASYITGQTIYACGGLTLFPEFRENWAS is encoded by the coding sequence ATGCCACAGACTGACCGCTCATCCACCTTTGCCTCGCGCCTGGTCGGCCAATACGCGCTGGTGACCGGTGCCTCGCAAGGTATCGGCCGCGCCGTCGCCATTCGCCTCGCCCAGGAAGGCGCGACCGTCGCCATCAATTATGTCGACCATCCCGAGAGGGCGGAGGAGTCGCTGGCGCTGGCACGAGCGGCCTCGAGCGACCGCGGCCACGGCAAGCTCGACCATATCATCGTTAAGGCCGACGTCAGCAACGAGCAGGAGGTCGCTGCGATGTTCGAAACGATTCTGGCGCGTTTCAAGCGCCTCGACTGTCTGGTCAACAATGCCGGCTTCCAGCGGGAGTCGCGGAGCGAGGCGCTCGACATCGAGACCTATCGCCGCATCATCGACGTCAATCTCAACGGCGCCGTGCTCTGCGCGCAGAAGGCGCTCGCGCATTTCGTCGCGCGCGGCGGCGGGGGCAGCATCATCAATTGCTCCAGCGTCCACCAGATCATCCCCAAACCCGGCTATCTCGCTTATTCCGTCAGCAAGGGCGGCATGGCCAATCTGACGCGCACGCTGGCGCTCGAGTTCGCCGGCCGCGGCATCCGCGTCAACGCGGTCGGCCCCGGCGCCATCGACACACCGATCAATGCGGCCTGGACCGGCGACCCCGAAAAGCGCGGCGTCGTCACCAGCCACATTCCGCTCGGTCGCGTCGGCACCCCGGAAGAGATTGCCGCCGTGTTCGCCTTCCTCGCCTCGGATGAAGCGAGCTACATCACCGGCCAGACCATCTATGCCTGCGGAGGCCTGACGCTGTTTCCGGAATTCAGGGAGAATTGGGCGAGCTAA
- a CDS encoding hydantoinase B/oxoprolinase family protein, whose product MSKANGASLIDLQIMWHRLIAVVEEQAQVLLRTAFSPIVRECGDLSAGVFDLRGRMLAQAVTGTPGHVNSMAESVKHFIAHFPLATMKEGDAYITNDPWMGTGHLNDFVVTTPCFKDGKVVALFSCTSHLMDIGGIGFGPDATDVFMEGLYIPMLKLIDQGVVNETLMAMIRTNTRLPIDTEGDTYSLAGCNDVGCERLVEMMTEFGIDTLDELGDYICDRSREAVLAEIAKLPKGSWRNTMIVDGYDAPVTLAATLTISDEGIHVDFDGTSAASKFGINVPLSYTTAYTVFGLGCVVASQIPNNAGSLSPLTVSAPAGAILNAPKPAPVASRHIIGQMLPDVVFGCLRQIIPERVPAEGTSCLWNLNVRGQTRSGAGGNYGFSMAVTSNGGTGARFAKDGLSATAYPSGVRGTPVEIAETQTPLIFWRKELRPDSGGAGRTRGGLGQIIEVGSGVDAPFDILAAFDRIDHPPRGRDGGQNGEAGYVGLKSGQKLRGKGFQQVPPDDRLVVMTPGGAGIGRPMERDRAAVRDDVESGLVSSDNAAALYGYAR is encoded by the coding sequence ATGAGCAAGGCAAACGGCGCGAGCCTGATCGACCTTCAGATCATGTGGCACCGGCTGATCGCCGTGGTCGAGGAGCAGGCGCAGGTGCTGCTGCGCACCGCCTTCAGCCCGATCGTGCGGGAATGCGGCGACCTCTCCGCCGGCGTATTCGACCTTAGGGGACGGATGCTGGCGCAGGCGGTGACCGGCACGCCTGGCCACGTCAACTCGATGGCGGAGTCCGTGAAGCACTTCATTGCTCATTTTCCGCTCGCGACGATGAAGGAGGGCGACGCCTACATCACCAACGATCCCTGGATGGGCACCGGTCACCTCAACGACTTTGTCGTGACCACGCCCTGCTTCAAGGACGGCAAGGTCGTCGCACTGTTCTCCTGCACCAGCCATCTCATGGACATCGGCGGTATCGGCTTCGGGCCCGATGCCACCGACGTGTTCATGGAGGGGCTCTACATCCCCATGCTGAAGCTGATCGACCAGGGCGTCGTCAACGAGACGTTGATGGCGATGATCCGCACCAATACGCGGCTGCCGATCGACACCGAAGGCGACACTTATTCGCTCGCCGGCTGCAACGACGTCGGCTGCGAGCGCCTGGTCGAGATGATGACCGAGTTCGGCATCGACACGCTCGACGAGCTCGGCGACTATATCTGCGACCGCTCGCGCGAAGCGGTGCTGGCCGAGATCGCAAAACTGCCCAAGGGCAGCTGGCGCAACACCATGATCGTCGACGGCTATGACGCGCCGGTGACGCTGGCGGCGACGCTGACGATCTCGGACGAAGGCATTCACGTCGATTTCGACGGCACCTCGGCCGCTTCGAAGTTCGGCATCAACGTGCCCCTGTCCTACACCACGGCCTACACCGTGTTCGGCCTCGGCTGTGTCGTCGCCTCGCAGATCCCGAACAATGCCGGCTCGCTCTCGCCGCTGACCGTGTCCGCGCCGGCGGGCGCGATCCTCAATGCGCCAAAACCGGCGCCGGTCGCCTCGCGCCACATCATCGGCCAGATGCTGCCCGACGTGGTGTTCGGCTGCCTGCGCCAGATCATTCCCGAGCGCGTGCCGGCGGAAGGCACCTCCTGCCTGTGGAATCTCAACGTGCGCGGCCAGACCCGGTCCGGTGCCGGCGGCAATTACGGGTTCTCGATGGCGGTGACGTCGAATGGCGGCACCGGTGCGCGCTTTGCGAAGGACGGCCTGTCCGCGACCGCCTATCCCAGCGGCGTGCGCGGCACGCCGGTCGAGATCGCGGAGACGCAGACACCGCTGATCTTCTGGCGCAAGGAGCTGCGTCCGGATTCCGGCGGGGCGGGGCGCACCCGCGGCGGCCTCGGCCAGATCATCGAAGTCGGCAGCGGTGTCGATGCGCCGTTCGACATTCTCGCGGCATTCGACCGCATCGATCATCCGCCGCGCGGCCGCGATGGCGGCCAGAACGGCGAGGCCGGCTATGTCGGCCTGAAGTCCGGCCAGAAGCTGCGTGGCAAGGGCTTTCAGCAGGTGCCGCCGGATGACCGGCTGGTGGTGATGACGCCGGGCGGCGCCGGCATCGGCCGACCCATGGAGCGAGATCGCGCCGCGGTTAGGGACGACGTCGAGAGCGGGCTGGTCTCTTCCGACAATGCGGCTGCGCTTTACGGCTATGCTCGCTGA
- a CDS encoding solute carrier family 23 protein, which produces MTMTTSSDEQGQGYFPRWKLKTSGVIMPEERLSWGQTIVSGLQHCVAMSGSTIIAPLLMGFDPNVAVLFSGSGTLIFFVIVAGRVPSYLGSSFAFIAVVIAATGYAGQGPNPNISVALGGIVGAGVLYGVIALIVMWSGVGWVERLMPPAVTGAVVAAIGLNLAPVAVKAVSANAFETWIGLATVLMIGVIAVAAPGLWRRLPIILGAIGGYLLYLLFANGFGFGKPIDFAQLSAAPWIGMPRFTTPTFQADAIVLIAPVAVILVAENLGHIKAVGAMTGRSLDAYLGRALFADSLATIVAACGGGTGVTTYAENIGVMAATKVYSTLLFAFAATVSILLGFSPKFGALILSIPGPVIGGLSIVLFGLIAAMAGRIWVENKVDFANPANLITVAVALTAGAGDLTLKFGAFTIGGIGTATFGAIILYQILTSPLARRAE; this is translated from the coding sequence ATGACAATGACAACGAGCTCGGACGAGCAGGGGCAGGGCTATTTCCCGCGCTGGAAGCTCAAGACCTCGGGCGTGATCATGCCGGAGGAGCGGCTGTCATGGGGCCAGACCATTGTTTCCGGTCTCCAGCATTGCGTCGCCATGTCGGGCTCGACGATCATCGCGCCGCTGCTGATGGGGTTCGATCCCAATGTTGCGGTGCTGTTCTCCGGCAGCGGCACGCTGATCTTCTTCGTCATCGTCGCAGGCCGCGTGCCGAGCTATCTCGGCTCGAGCTTCGCGTTCATCGCCGTCGTCATCGCCGCCACCGGGTATGCCGGGCAGGGGCCGAACCCGAACATCTCCGTCGCGCTCGGCGGTATCGTCGGAGCCGGCGTGCTCTATGGCGTGATCGCGCTGATTGTGATGTGGTCCGGCGTCGGCTGGGTCGAGCGCCTGATGCCGCCGGCCGTCACCGGCGCCGTGGTCGCCGCGATCGGCCTCAACCTCGCGCCCGTGGCGGTCAAGGCGGTGAGCGCCAACGCGTTCGAGACCTGGATCGGGCTTGCGACCGTGCTGATGATCGGCGTGATCGCGGTTGCCGCTCCGGGCCTGTGGCGCCGCCTGCCGATCATCCTCGGCGCGATCGGCGGATATCTTCTGTACCTGCTGTTCGCGAACGGCTTCGGCTTCGGCAAGCCGATCGACTTCGCGCAACTCTCGGCCGCGCCGTGGATCGGCATGCCGCGCTTCACCACGCCGACGTTCCAGGCAGATGCGATCGTCCTGATCGCGCCGGTCGCGGTCATTCTCGTTGCCGAGAACCTCGGGCACATCAAGGCGGTCGGCGCGATGACGGGCCGCAGCCTCGATGCCTATCTCGGCCGTGCCCTGTTCGCCGACAGCCTGGCGACGATCGTCGCGGCCTGCGGCGGCGGCACCGGCGTCACCACCTATGCCGAGAACATCGGCGTCATGGCGGCGACAAAGGTCTATTCCACCCTGCTGTTCGCGTTCGCGGCGACGGTGTCGATCCTGCTCGGCTTCTCGCCGAAATTCGGCGCCCTGATCCTGTCGATCCCGGGACCCGTCATCGGTGGCCTCTCGATCGTGCTGTTCGGATTGATCGCGGCGATGGCCGGGCGGATCTGGGTCGAGAACAAGGTCGACTTTGCCAATCCCGCAAATCTCATCACCGTCGCTGTGGCGCTGACCGCGGGCGCCGGCGACCTCACGCTCAAATTCGGCGCGTTCACGATTGGCGGCATCGGCACGGCGACCTTCGGTGCCATCATCCTCTACCAGATCCTGACCTCGCCGCTCGCGCGCCGCGCGGAATGA
- a CDS encoding glutathione binding-like protein gives MDLYFSPFACSMASRIALYEAGAEANYLEVDPPTKKVLNDGTDFRTVNPIGLVPTLRTDEGVVLTENAAILQYVADRFPQSGLGATAGIERTRLHQWLCFIGTELHKGLFIPLLDRKAPQEAKAYVLEKNLSRLDYLDNYLNGRDFLLDHFSVADAYLVTVINWTMATPPIELAKWPNVKAYYDRLRQRPSIAKAIAEEFELYKAEQARKKAAA, from the coding sequence ATGGATCTCTATTTCTCGCCGTTCGCCTGTTCCATGGCGAGCCGCATCGCGCTGTACGAAGCCGGCGCCGAAGCGAACTATCTCGAAGTCGATCCGCCGACCAAGAAGGTGCTGAATGACGGCACCGACTTCCGCACCGTCAACCCGATCGGCCTCGTGCCGACATTGCGCACCGACGAGGGCGTGGTGCTGACCGAGAACGCGGCGATCCTGCAATATGTCGCCGACCGCTTTCCGCAATCCGGTCTGGGCGCCACAGCCGGCATCGAGCGCACGCGGCTGCACCAATGGCTCTGCTTCATCGGCACCGAGCTGCACAAGGGCCTCTTCATCCCCCTGCTCGACCGCAAGGCGCCGCAGGAAGCCAAGGCCTATGTGCTGGAGAAGAACCTGTCGCGGCTCGATTATCTCGACAATTATCTGAACGGACGCGACTTCCTGCTCGATCATTTCAGCGTGGCGGATGCGTATCTCGTCACGGTGATCAACTGGACCATGGCAACGCCGCCGATCGAGCTTGCGAAATGGCCGAACGTGAAGGCCTATTACGACCGCCTGCGCCAGCGGCCGTCGATCGCCAAGGCGATCGCCGAGGAGTTCGAGCTGTACAAGGCCGAGCAGGCGCGGAAGAAGGCGGCGGCGTAA
- a CDS encoding TetR/AcrR family transcriptional regulator, translating to MVQKSKPPAAANEPERRGQPERRGQPKRRGRPRAYQPDVALGKALDLFRTHGFAATSLDDLSEATGMNRPSLYGAFGDKRELYIKSYQRYRDEAGASMVEIFRQEMPLRQRLERIYASALDIYLSGDTGPRGCFTVVTAASEAVSDPEIRAMVLDGLVGLDKAFTNCFRRAKEKGELPKSADPVALAQIASATVHTIAIRSRAHVPRKELEAIVKGAIDVMVGVKE from the coding sequence ATGGTACAAAAATCGAAGCCGCCAGCTGCTGCCAATGAGCCCGAGCGCCGCGGCCAACCCGAGCGCCGCGGCCAACCCAAGCGCCGCGGCCGCCCCCGCGCCTACCAGCCGGATGTCGCGCTCGGCAAGGCACTCGACCTGTTCCGCACGCACGGCTTTGCCGCGACTTCGCTCGACGACTTAAGCGAAGCCACCGGCATGAACCGGCCGAGCCTCTATGGCGCCTTCGGCGACAAGCGCGAGCTGTACATCAAGAGCTATCAGCGCTACCGCGACGAGGCGGGCGCTTCCATGGTCGAGATCTTCCGGCAGGAGATGCCGCTGCGTCAGCGGCTGGAGCGCATCTACGCTTCAGCGCTGGATATTTATCTGTCCGGCGACACCGGCCCGCGCGGCTGCTTCACGGTGGTGACCGCGGCGTCCGAGGCCGTGAGCGATCCCGAGATCCGCGCCATGGTGCTCGACGGGCTTGTCGGGCTCGACAAGGCTTTCACGAACTGCTTCCGCCGTGCCAAGGAGAAGGGCGAGCTGCCGAAGAGTGCCGATCCCGTCGCGCTGGCGCAGATCGCCTCCGCCACCGTCCACACCATCGCCATCCGCTCCCGCGCCCACGTGCCGCGCAAGGAGCTCGAGGCGATCGTGAAGGGCGCGATCGATGTGATGGTGGGAGTTAAAGAGTAG
- a CDS encoding NAD-dependent protein deacetylase: MTNSPLANSPLEHFIGRHENLFVLTGAGCSTNSGILDYRDSHGNWKRTQPVNFQAFMSEQHTRQRYWARSLIGWRRFGQAKPNDAHHALARLEANGRCGMLLTQNVDRLHQSAGHRQVIDLHGRLDLVRCMGCGRKTQRSEFQDRLGRANVEWLTLDAADAPDGDADLEHANFSSFSVPPCEACGGILKPDVVFFGENVPRDVVTAAQDHLAQADAMLIVGSSLMVYSGFRFVKAAAQRNIPIAAVNLGRTRADDLLTLKVEESCETALAFLL, from the coding sequence ATGACGAACTCTCCGCTGGCAAATTCCCCGCTCGAACATTTCATCGGCCGGCACGAAAACCTGTTTGTGCTGACCGGCGCAGGCTGCAGCACCAATTCGGGCATCCTCGATTATCGCGACAGCCACGGCAACTGGAAGCGGACCCAGCCGGTGAACTTCCAGGCCTTCATGTCGGAACAGCACACCCGCCAGCGGTACTGGGCGCGCAGCCTGATCGGCTGGCGGCGGTTTGGCCAGGCGAAGCCGAACGATGCGCATCATGCGCTGGCCCGGCTTGAGGCGAACGGTCGCTGCGGGATGCTGCTGACCCAGAATGTCGACCGGCTGCATCAATCCGCCGGCCACCGGCAGGTGATCGATTTGCACGGCCGACTTGACTTGGTCCGCTGCATGGGCTGCGGGAGGAAGACACAGCGGAGCGAATTCCAGGACAGGCTCGGCCGCGCCAATGTCGAATGGCTGACGCTCGATGCCGCGGACGCGCCCGATGGCGACGCTGATCTGGAGCACGCCAATTTTTCGTCCTTCAGCGTGCCTCCTTGCGAAGCCTGCGGCGGCATCCTCAAGCCCGATGTCGTATTCTTCGGCGAGAACGTCCCGCGCGATGTCGTCACCGCCGCACAGGACCATCTGGCACAGGCCGACGCCATGCTGATCGTCGGCTCCTCGCTGATGGTCTATTCCGGCTTCCGCTTCGTGAAAGCGGCCGCGCAGCGCAACATTCCGATTGCCGCCGTCAATCTCGGCCGCACCCGCGCCGACGATCTCCTGACGCTCAAGGTCGAGGAGAGCTGCGAAACGGCGCTTGCATTCCTGCTCTGA
- a CDS encoding dicarboxylate/amino acid:cation symporter — MTQIAIQTAIHHRHQPWYKILYVQVLIAIVLGVLIGYFYPDLGKALKPLGDGFIALIKMMIAPVIFCTVVHGISSMGDLKRVGRVGLKSLIYFETVSTVALAIGLLVGGLLQPGHGFNIDPATIDPKSVAAYVTKAKEEGIVAHLLAIIPDSYVGAIARGDLLQVLLVSILSGFAIAFLGKAGEPIAEAIDKAAKMFFGIIRIIVRVAPIGAFGAMAFTVGAYGLGSLLNLAALIGTFYLTSMLFVLIVLGAIARLSGFSILRFIAYIKDELLIVLGTSSSETVLPQMIQKMEHLGASRSVVGLVIPTGYSFNLDGTNIYMTLATLFLAQATNTHLTIWQELGILGIAMITSKGASGVTGAGFITLAATLSIVPDIPIQSIAILVGIDKFMSECRALTNLIGNGVACVVISISEGELDRDALHETMAHPLEIGESLEPGGSTAS, encoded by the coding sequence ATGACACAGATCGCGATCCAGACAGCCATCCATCATCGGCATCAGCCCTGGTACAAGATTCTCTATGTTCAGGTGCTGATCGCGATCGTGCTCGGGGTGCTGATCGGCTATTTCTATCCCGACCTCGGCAAGGCGCTCAAACCGCTCGGCGACGGCTTCATCGCGCTGATCAAGATGATGATCGCACCGGTGATCTTCTGCACCGTGGTGCACGGCATCTCCTCGATGGGCGACCTCAAGCGCGTCGGCCGGGTCGGGCTGAAGTCGCTGATCTATTTCGAGACCGTCTCCACCGTAGCCCTCGCCATTGGCCTGTTGGTCGGCGGGCTTCTCCAGCCCGGGCACGGCTTCAACATCGATCCCGCCACCATCGATCCGAAATCGGTGGCGGCCTACGTCACCAAGGCCAAGGAGGAAGGCATCGTCGCGCATCTGCTGGCGATCATTCCGGACAGCTATGTGGGCGCGATCGCGCGCGGCGACCTGTTGCAGGTGCTGCTGGTGTCGATCCTCTCGGGCTTCGCCATCGCCTTTCTCGGCAAGGCCGGCGAGCCGATCGCGGAGGCGATCGACAAGGCCGCCAAGATGTTCTTTGGCATCATCCGCATCATCGTGCGCGTGGCGCCGATCGGCGCCTTCGGCGCGATGGCCTTCACCGTGGGCGCCTACGGCCTCGGCTCGCTGCTCAACCTCGCCGCCCTGATCGGCACGTTCTATCTGACCAGCATGCTGTTCGTGCTGATCGTGCTGGGCGCAATCGCGCGGCTTTCCGGTTTCTCGATCCTGCGCTTCATCGCCTATATCAAGGACGAACTCCTGATCGTGCTCGGCACCTCGTCGTCGGAGACGGTGCTGCCGCAGATGATCCAGAAGATGGAGCATCTCGGCGCCTCGCGCTCGGTGGTGGGCCTCGTGATTCCGACCGGCTACAGCTTCAACCTCGACGGCACCAACATCTACATGACGCTGGCGACGCTGTTCCTGGCGCAGGCGACCAACACCCATCTGACGATCTGGCAGGAGCTCGGCATTTTGGGCATCGCCATGATCACCTCGAAGGGCGCTTCGGGCGTGACCGGGGCCGGCTTCATCACGCTCGCCGCGACACTCTCGATCGTGCCCGACATCCCGATCCAGTCGATCGCGATCCTGGTCGGCATCGACAAGTTCATGAGCGAATGCCGCGCACTGACCAATCTCATCGGCAACGGCGTTGCCTGCGTCGTGATCAGCATCTCCGAAGGAGAGCTCGACCGCGACGCGCTGCACGAGACCATGGCGCATCCGCTGGAGATCGGGGAGTCGCTGGAACCGGGCGGCAGCACGGCGTCGTAG
- a CDS encoding hydantoinase/oxoprolinase family protein: MLEGAEVRLAVDIGGTFTDIVLDVGEVRKTRKLLTTPQRPEQAVLDGMRLILTDARAHISDIDVFIHGTTLATNAIIERRGAKTALIATDGFRDVLDIGTESRYDQYDLSIDKPKPLAPRNLRFTVPERIDAHGAVRLPLDEESVRALAPKLRELRVESVAIAFLHSYANPEHERRAAAIISEELPGISVTVSSAVCPEIREYERTSTAVANAYVQPLIDGYLARMANALQVEQFRGAIYLVTSGGGVTSIETARRFPVRLVESGPAGGAIFSAQIAARLGETKVLSFDMGGTTAKICLIEKYQPETSRVFEVDRAARFLKGSGLPVRIPVIEMVEIGAGGGSIAHVDAMKRVTVGPESASSEPGPACYGRGGQRPAVTDADVALGMIDPDAFAGGTIKLDAELSKQALLRDVGEPLDLSAETAAYAVHEVVCENMASAARVHAVERGEIVGQHTLIAFGGAAPLHAARVAEKIGVSRVIVPSNAGVGSAVGFLAAPIAYELVRSRHVRLDDFDTEAVSDLLQEMATEARALVEPGAAGAPVRERRAAFMRYVGQGHEISVELPNRRLITADLAGLRQKFEADYAAMFERSIPGAAIEVLSWSVLATTEARNPPRVAGVTRKPAGNPSGSRRFFDGRAGELIEIPLYRREDMAPGATVAGPAVIAEDETSTFVSTSFDAHIDGAGSIVMERKAARS, translated from the coding sequence ATGCTTGAGGGAGCCGAGGTGCGGCTTGCCGTTGATATCGGTGGCACGTTCACCGACATCGTTCTGGACGTGGGCGAGGTGCGCAAGACCCGCAAGCTGCTGACGACGCCGCAGCGCCCCGAACAGGCCGTGCTGGACGGCATGCGGCTCATCCTCACTGACGCGCGCGCGCATATCAGCGACATCGACGTCTTCATTCACGGCACGACGCTCGCAACCAATGCCATCATCGAGCGCCGCGGCGCGAAGACCGCGCTGATCGCGACCGACGGCTTCCGCGACGTGCTCGATATCGGAACCGAGAGCCGCTACGACCAGTACGATCTCAGCATCGACAAGCCGAAACCGCTGGCGCCGCGCAATCTGCGCTTCACCGTGCCCGAGCGCATCGACGCCCACGGTGCCGTTCGCCTCCCGCTGGACGAGGAGTCGGTGCGCGCACTCGCGCCGAAATTGCGTGAGCTGAGGGTCGAGAGCGTCGCGATCGCCTTCCTGCACTCCTACGCCAATCCCGAGCACGAGCGCCGGGCGGCAGCGATCATCAGCGAGGAGCTGCCCGGAATCTCGGTGACGGTGTCATCGGCCGTGTGTCCGGAAATCCGCGAATACGAGCGCACCTCCACCGCGGTCGCGAACGCTTATGTCCAGCCTCTGATCGACGGTTATCTCGCCCGCATGGCCAATGCCTTGCAGGTCGAGCAGTTCCGCGGCGCCATCTATCTCGTCACGTCAGGCGGCGGCGTCACCTCGATCGAGACGGCGCGGCGCTTTCCGGTGCGGCTCGTCGAATCCGGGCCCGCTGGCGGCGCGATCTTCTCCGCGCAGATTGCGGCGCGGTTAGGGGAGACCAAAGTGCTGTCCTTCGACATGGGCGGCACCACCGCGAAGATCTGCCTGATCGAAAAATACCAGCCCGAGACCTCGCGCGTGTTCGAGGTCGATCGCGCCGCGCGCTTCCTGAAGGGCTCGGGCTTGCCGGTGCGCATCCCCGTGATCGAGATGGTCGAGATCGGCGCCGGCGGCGGCTCCATCGCGCATGTCGATGCGATGAAGCGCGTCACCGTCGGCCCGGAGAGCGCCTCGTCGGAGCCGGGACCGGCCTGCTATGGCCGCGGCGGCCAGCGTCCGGCGGTGACGGACGCGGACGTGGCGCTCGGCATGATCGATCCCGACGCCTTTGCGGGCGGCACGATCAAGCTCGACGCAGAACTTTCGAAACAGGCCCTGCTGCGCGATGTCGGCGAGCCGCTGGATCTGTCGGCGGAAACCGCGGCCTATGCCGTGCACGAGGTCGTCTGCGAGAACATGGCGAGCGCGGCGCGCGTGCATGCGGTCGAGCGTGGCGAGATTGTCGGCCAGCATACGCTGATCGCCTTCGGCGGTGCTGCGCCGCTGCATGCGGCGCGTGTTGCCGAGAAGATCGGCGTCTCCCGCGTGATCGTGCCGTCGAATGCCGGCGTCGGTTCTGCGGTCGGCTTCCTCGCGGCGCCCATCGCTTATGAGCTGGTGCGCAGCCGTCATGTCCGGCTCGATGATTTCGATACCGAAGCGGTCTCCGACCTGCTTCAGGAGATGGCGACCGAGGCGCGGGCGCTGGTCGAGCCCGGTGCGGCTGGTGCGCCGGTGCGCGAACGGCGGGCCGCTTTCATGCGCTATGTCGGCCAGGGTCACGAGATCTCGGTCGAGCTGCCGAACCGGCGGCTGATCACGGCCGACCTCGCGGGCCTGCGCCAGAAGTTCGAGGCCGACTACGCCGCGATGTTCGAGCGGTCGATCCCGGGCGCGGCGATCGAAGTTTTGAGCTGGTCGGTGCTGGCGACAACCGAGGCGCGCAATCCACCGCGCGTCGCGGGCGTTACGCGCAAGCCCGCCGGCAATCCGTCCGGCAGCCGCAGATTCTTCGACGGCCGTGCCGGCGAGCTGATCGAGATCCCGCTTTATCGCCGCGAGGACATGGCGCCCGGCGCGACCGTTGCCGGCCCAGCCGTGATCGCGGAGGACGAGACCTCGACCTTCGTCTCGACAAGTTTTGACGCTCATATCGACGGTGCCGGCAGCATCGTCATGGAACGGAAGGCGGCCCGATCATGA